The following are encoded together in the Eriocheir sinensis breed Jianghai 21 chromosome 28, ASM2467909v1, whole genome shotgun sequence genome:
- the LOC127004731 gene encoding NK1 transcription factor-related protein 2-like, translating into MDSRSVSPDSVSPRGQPRQVPQGPLRPAAPATAAAASPIDLSYSVVSKLKPDAPRPTTAAAACSGAAVKATHSEPTSTCTSTTTTTSHSDPSRPPDTQHHHQHQHQQQQQQQASSDSKDASSSPAPCCGEAKTHNTETAGGGRHTSFSVVDILDPNKFVGRVQVTSSEVTSSIDDASLHPDTSAMCDSDSELSVGGGGGSDEGGDECGDDKTEEELDDAGGNAAKKRRCDTGGGKPRRARTAFTYEQLVSLENKFKHTRYLSVCERLNLALALNLTETQVKIWFQNRRTKWKKQNPGCDVNQPTQPPSPPGMLGYPGGFLPQSGPPLLCPTPLAYLGGNGGHAGTSIPAHLTALYLHHLKN; encoded by the exons ATGGATTCTAGATCAGTTTCTCCGGACTCTGTGTCGCCCCGTGGCCAGCCCCGCCAAGTGCCCCAAGGCCCGCTGCGCCCCGCCgcacccgccaccgccgccgccgcgtccCCCATAGACCTCAGCTACTCAGTGGTGTCCAAGCTCAAGCCAGACGCTCCGCGGCCCACCACGGCCGCCGCGGCCTGCAGCGGCGCCGCCGTCAAGGCAACACACAGTGAACCCACCTCCACctgcaccagcaccaccaccaccacctcccacagCGACCCCAGCAGGCCGCCTGACacgcagcaccaccaccaacaccaacaccagcagcagcagcagcagcaggcatcCAGCGACAGCAAGGACGCCAGCAGCAGCCCGGCGCCCTGCTGCGGCGAGGCAAAGACACACAACACCGAGACCGCCGGCGGCGGCAGACACACGTCCTTCTCCGTCGTGGACATTCTTGACCCCAACAAGTTCGTGGGCCGCGTGCAAGTGACCTCCAGCGAGGTGACGTCCTCCATAGACGACGCCTCCCTCCACCCCGACACGTCAGCCATGTGTG ACTCTGACTCTGAGCTGAGcgtcggcggcggtggcggcagcgACGAGGGCGGCGATGAGTGTGGCGACGACAAGACCGAGGAGGAGCTGGACGACGCGGGCGGCAACGCGGCCAAGAAGCGGCGCTGCGACACGGGCGGCGGCAAGCCCCGGCGGGCGCGCACGGCCTTCACCTACGAGCAGCTGGTGTCGCTGGAGAACAAGTTCAAACACACTCGCTACCTGAGTGTGTGCGAGAGGCTCAACCTGGCGCTGGCCCTCAACCTCACCGAGACGCAGGTCAAGATATGGTTCCAGAACCGACGCACCAAGTGGAAGAAGCAGAACCCGGGCTGCGACGTGAACCAGCCCACGCAGCCCCCCAGCCCGCCGGGCATGCTGGGCTACCCGGGCGGCTTCCTGCCCCAGTCAGGTCCGCCGCTACTGTGCCCGACCCCGCTGGCCTACCTGGGCGGCAATGGCGGCCACGCGGGGACCTCCATCCCGGCCCACCTCACCGCcctctacctccaccacctcaaGAACTGA